The following nucleotide sequence is from Roseivirga sp. BDSF3-8.
TCAAGGACTTCCAGGTATTCTGAGCCCATATTAAATACGGGATCCAAAACGTTTACTCTTTTTACCTTTCGCTCTTTAAACAGGGCCAGTTCTGCAAATACCTTATCCAGGTCGTTTTTATGCACCTGGTTGTCTTTCAGGTCACGGTGGGCGCAGAAGGTGCAACGGTAAGGGCAACCGCGCTTGGTCTCCATGCGTAGCATTGGCTGCTCCATGGGGATATCCAGCTCACCGGTAAGGTACGGTGAAGGTAGTTTTGCGAAGTTAACAGGATCTGATAAGAACATCGGACTATCCGGCTTATCGGCGAGAATGGCTTGCACCAGGGCTTTCTCAGCATAGCCGGATATAAAGATATCGCACTCCGGGTACTCTGTAGCTAGCTGTGCATCATTGCCATAAGTAACCTGGTAGCCACCTAACACAATCTTACCTCCAAAGCCTTGCTGCCTTAAGTAGGCACAGAGTGTGTGTACATGCTGCTCGCTCCATACATAAGCTGATATAGCTATGGTGTCGGGATCGGTCAAATTCAAATGTCCCAGACATGTATGGAAATAAGAAGTACCGGCAAATAAAGGTACATCAAAGGCATTGATAGAAATATTCTGCAGGGTAAATACCTCTCCATACTCAGGCTGGCTTTTGGCGTATGCCAGCAAAGAACCTATTGCCAATGATGTTGTAAGCTCTCCCGGCCTGATTAAGTCAAAGGAGATGATTATAGCTGATTTCATAAATACCCTCCGGCGAAGGGAGCTGTTTTATTTGTCCATTTCTATTGTAAGAACAAATTAGCAGACAGGTTATTAAAAAAGAAATAAATTACTACACCTATAGTACAATCAAACGGAGGTATTGATCACCATGATATACACTATAAATGGATAAAACAGGAACGATGAAGATAAATTTATCAAGAAGCACCCCCTGTAGAGACGCGATTAATCGCGTCTCTACAGGGCAGGCAGTTTCAACCCCAGCCGGTAAATGCGGTTTACGCCGGGGATATTTTCAGCCTTCAGTTCATCAAAGCCATCATCACAATCCGCGGGGTGGAGAAATAATGTCTTAACCGTGATTTGGTGGATTGGCCTGTTGGCCTTGATTCCTTTTTACCTCCGGTAAAACGATGACTAATTTTACCCCTGGCAAAATGAAATCAGGGTAATCAAGTAAATCCAATACATCAAGGTCAAGACAATAGAGTGATAAAGATGGAACACCAAGAGCTGATGAGTAAGATAATAGACCCTATGGGTGCGGGCATAGCCGCTTACCTACCATATGTCGGTGTTTTTTTTAGATTTTTTGATAAATTTTTATACTATAAATACTAATCTTATACCTATTTAAATGGAAATAGCACTTCCGAAGCACACTACAATATTAATTAAAATTATTACATTAAGGATATATTTAATTTAAATAATCCAGCAAAATGAATTTAAAAGAAAGGACAATTATCAATGTATGGGGAGCTTCTAATTCTGGTAAATCTTCCTCTATTCGTATGGCTCATCAGGAATTACTCAAGAAGTTAGACTCTAGCTATATATTCGATCCTGCTGATTTTCATTCGAAAGGGCCTGACTTTGAGGAAATAGAAAAATTTGCAAACCTAAAGATAGCCTTCTTTGGTTCAGGGGACGATCTGTGGGCTGCAAAAGGACATGCACACTATAGTATGAGATATCTGGTAGGTGATCTGAAAGAAGAAGAAATAGCACAAATAGAAAATGAAGAGGTGAGAAATGACTATAGCGCCTGCGACGTAATAGTTGTAGCGAGTCGTATTCGAAATAACGTTGCGGATTTTATAGAAGAAATGGCTCAGACTCATGGCTATCGCGTATTGAGGTTTCATCCTATTCAAAGTAAGAAGCCCCGGGAACATGTTAACCACTACAACGGTAAACAACTTGTACAGATGGTGGAGGATGTGGCACTAGGCAAATTATAGTCTCAACCATGATTCGTAAGCGCCATGCCATGGGATTACCCTAATGGCCTTGATTATTTTTAGATTTCACTTTCAGTGAAATGATGACTGATTTTACCCCTGCCAAAATTGAAATCATGCCAATCAAGAAAATCCTTTAATCATGGTCAAGACAAAAGGAGCAGTGTCTTGAATCCAGTAAACCATTTGGAAGGAGACTTCGTAAGTGGTATCAGACAATGAAGAATTTTATGACAAGAACAGAGTTTCTTGATTTTATTAGAGGAAGGGAGTTCTATATTGAAACTGCTATAGGTAAAATAAAATACCTTTACACAGGCCCTATTGGTATTCAACTTACTAAAAATGATAGAGTTTCTGAATCTTATTCATTTGATGTAAGAGAAGCAGATAATAAGATACAGGTGACGATTGCCGGACAGAAAAATTATTTTGTAGAAGGGTCTGCAAATAGTGATGGCTTCCAAATGAAAGAGCCAGGCGGACTAGTAGTTGATTACAAGTTCAGCAGAAAGTAGTCGATACCCTGTGCTCGCCCTTACTAAAATGGCAGTCCGGGATACTACACTATCTCAGACTGTCATTTTTTTCTTTCTTTACTTCTTTCGCCTCTGCGCAAACTCTATTGATGCATCGTGCTAGTTGCTCGTAGAAGAGCTTCTATTTGATTTCTACGTAATTCCTGAATTTCCCTTTCTGTCACTACTGGTTCTTGCTGCATCCATTGCTGTATTGCTTCTGTATCTTCACTTTGTTTTACCTGATTGAAGCCATTGATAATTTCTTCTTGCATCTCTTCGGTAATAGGCTGCCCATTATTATTAAGCTTTATGGCCTTTATTAACCTTATTCTCTTCTCTATTGTAATTTCCATAATTATATATTTATTTAATTTCAAAACAATTTATTCATCTCATTACCTAGGTTCACTTCATTGGGTGTCGTACCTCAGCACATGTTCCCTTTAGTAATGCCTCCGTTACTTATAACTACTCTCGAAATCTCAAAACAACCTATCTATTTGTGAAAAAACCTTATTTAATTTTTAAAAACACCTCTTATGACCCCTATACCTACAAATCTCACTAAAATTTCCTAAGCCATAATTATCATGGCTGCACCACGCATATCAATCAAAACCCTTTCTCGTTACATCCAACGTGGAGACGCGATAAATCGTCGTCTCTACAATTTTTAATTATCAATTATCAATTAACCCACAGTGACCTGCCCGTTCATCAGCATCGGGAGCAGCCAGTCGCGCAGTTCTGTGAGCTTTTGGCTTTGTAATTCCAGGTTGTTTTGTTTTTCAAATGTAGACTGAACTGTTTTTGTGAATTGCTCAACTAATGTAGTCGGAGGTATTGCGATTTTTATCATCTTCAATGTACTCCCAGATATTTCTTTGAAGGTTGATCCTGAAGCATATTGAATCATCACACTTATATATGATTTAACAGTAAAATAAACATATTCTGTAGAACAGTCTTTGTCTGGCACAATTGATTTAAATCCTTGATTAGTTGTGACATCTTCTCTTGCAATTGCGACATAACCAATTGGAGCCCTGGAAGTGAGAAGAACTGTGCCAGTAGGCATTACCTTTAATGAAGCACTCTTCATGCCTTTCTCTGTTACATCGTATTCCCCTCTGGTTATAAACTTATTACCTGTATTGTGAGATAAGTCATTTGGGGTAATCCATGGCATCCCATTTCCCTTACAAAAGTTGTCAACTTCTTTTTTAGAAGGGGTTGACCCACCTATAATTGTTCCAATAGTATCAAAAGTACCATCCCCCCACCCCTCGGGAATTTCGCGTTTTAGTTGGGGGTTGTAGGTCATGGGGCCGCCGGAGGTTTTGTAGGGTTTGCCTTCGAGGGCGGGGTTCCCGAGTTGCGCGGCCAGGGCTTTGCTGATGGGGAAATCAAACTGCACAAACCAGTAATCGTAGATGAGCTTAGCCATCGCTTCCAACTCCTGATTGATCTGGTTGTTGATGTCTATTTTTTGATCTATCGCACTTAATACAGATGCTATCTTTTCCTGAATTCCAATATCCGGTAATCTTAAAGGAAAAGATTCAAATTCGGATAAAGGAATTCTATTTACAGTTGCCCCAACAATGATATTCTGATCAATTACCTTACGCCATTCTTCACTAAAAAAATAATAAAATAAAAACTCACGATTAACCTTATTACTATCAATTCTCAATAGTGCCATTCTTCTACCAAGACAGCATTGCATGTTTTTTGGTATTATGGCATACCGGTTAAGTGTAGCTTCATATGTAAATACAATATCACCTTCACTTGGAAGAATTCTCTTAGTCCATCTAGGAAAGTCTTCATTAGATATATGACGAATGCCCGAAAGATCAAATTTTCCATCTTCGGTGATATTCTTAATACCCAAGAAGATGGGCCCTGATAACGATGGTTTGGGGGTAGCATGTGGCCCATCGTATAAGCCTTCAATAACATCTCCAATAGTTACCCTCCTCCACTCACTCATACCTCAGCCCCTCCAACTGTTTTTCTATCTCCTCTTCAAGATCTCTTGAGTCAGCGAAGAGACCATTGAGCGTTTGCTTGTGGGCGGCCATTTGGGCCTCAAATTCTTCGTGGGTAATGTCAGTGTATTCAATCTTCACCTCGAAGTACTGCCCCGCGCTGAGGCTGTAGTTTTTGTCCGCAATGTCTTTGTAGCTTACCACTACCGAGAAGTCGTCTACGGCTTCTTTTTGGATAAAGGTGTGGATGATGCGTTCTTCTTCTTCGTGGCTCAGTACCGTCTTCTGGTTGCCGTCTACCTTTAGCTTGGTGCCCAGGTTAGAGGCATCTATCAGCACTACCTCTTCTTTGTTTTCCTTATTCAAAAAAAGGATAGAGACGTTGGTGCCCGTAGCCGCGAAGATGTTGCTGGGCATACTCACTACCCCGGCGAGCATTTTGTCTTTTACCAGCCGCTGGCGGATCTTTTTGTCTATACCACTCTGGGCGGTAATGAAGCCGGTGGGCACCACTATGGCCGCCTTGCCGGTGGGGCCAAGTGTGTAAATAATATGCTGCAAAAAGAGCTGGTAAATGGCCATAGACTCTTTTTTGCTCTTCGGAATATTGGGTATGCCCGCAAAGAAGCGCTGGTGATGCGTTTCGGCACTCAGTGCCTCATGGTCATCGCTAAAGTCCAGCTTAAAGGGCGGGTTGGAGACAATGAAGTCAAACTTGCGCAGGCGGGTGCCCTCTTTGTGGTAGGGGTCTTTGAGCGTGTTGCCTTTTACAATGTTGGGTATGGAGTGGACCAGGTTATTCAGGATCAGGTTCAGGCGCAGCAGGTTAGAGGACTTCTGGCTGATGTCCTGTGAGTAGATGCTGCAGTTGTCCTCGCCTATCTGGTGGGCCAGGTTCATGAGCAGCGTGCCGGATCCGGCGCTGGGGTCGTAGCAGGTTACGTTGCGTACGTTCTCTCCCTGCACCAGGCAGCGGGCCATAATTTTGGATACGGCGTAGGGCGTAAAGTACTCGGCGTACTTGCCGCCGCTGTTGGTGTTATAGTCCTTTATGAGGTACTCAAATATGGTGGCGTAGAAGTCGTAGCCCTCGCCGAAGATGTGCTCGAAGCTGAAGGCCCCGGCGAGCTTGTTGATGATGGCACGGCAGAAGCCGTCGCGGTCGTCCGTCACATAGCGGCTCAGGCGCTCAAAGAGCACCACCTTCTCGCCGCCGTTGGTGACTACGGAGAAGAGGTCGCTGTTGTCGCTGGCAATGTCGGTAAGCGTATTGTCGAATATCTCCGCAAAGTCGTCCTGGTTCTGCTTCTGGTACAGGCTGCTGATGTAGTGGTCTTCACGTATGACGGCGGTGGTGGCAGGCAGCCCCATCAGCAGAAAGTCCCGCTCCTCTTCGGGCATGGCGGCCAGTACGGCCTCCCAGTCTGCCCCGGCGGCCTTCAGGGCTTCGCTCTCCTTTTTGATTTCGTATACAAACTTATCGTTCAGGAATTTATACAGAAAGCACTGGGTAATGATCTTAAACTCGTTGCCGTCGTTGCCCAGGCCGTAGCTGGCGCATACGTTCTTCAGGTCGTCTATCAGCTCCTTGGTCCGGCTCTCAAACTCTATCCTCTTCATGCGGCGGTGCCCTTATATTCGTTCAGGTATTCTTTTACTATCAGCGTGTTTATCTTCTGTGCAGTTTGCGCATCGAGCTGCAAGTTATGCTTCTTTTTAAATTGTGCCACCAGCAGGGCCATCACCTCTTTCTCCACGTAGCTCTCATTGTTCAGCATATGGGCATTGCGCAGCACCTTGTCGTCTATCTCGGTTTTCAGGTCTTTCAGTGCCTCCACCAACTTGTATTCGCGGTCCGTTAGGGGGTACTTTTCTACCAGGCGCTTGTGCAGGCGGGCGTATTTTTCGTCCTGCTCGTATTTGGCCTTTAGTAATTCGTTTTGGCGGTTCTTTTCTTTGGCGCGTTCATAGATGCTGTTCAGCTCCTTCATGTTGGCCTCCATGGCCTCCCGGCCTACCTCGCTCAGGTTTTTATTTTTAAAGAGGCGCTCCAGTTCTTCTTTCAGGGAGATGAACTCCGGGTCTGCGGGGTCAAAGTTACCGGCCAGGCTTTCGCGGGTGCGCCGCAGCACGTCTTTCAGCTCATCGGCCAGCTTCATTTCCTCTTCGCTTATTTTGGTAAAGGCGAAGATGATGTCTTCCAGGGCTTCATTGAGTATGTTGTTCGTATCAGTGCCGCTGTCCAGCCTCGCCATCAGGTTTATGGCGGCCAGGCGGCGTTCCGCTTCGCGCATGAGCTGGGCCAGCTTGGCAAAGTCCAGCCTGTCCAGCAGTTCATCATGCTGGCCCAGCCGGATCAGGTTATAGAGGCTGCGGGCATTCTGCAGGGCCTTAACAATGTCGCGCATCTCGGTGCGGTCGTTGATCTGGTCTACCTGCTGCCGGAATACCTCCGCGTTGACGGTGTCAAATTTCCAGAGCTGCTCCTGTATGTCTTCTATCTCGCTGCTGATCTCTTCCCGGCTTTTAAAGAGGTGCGAGTAATGCTCCATCTCATCGCCCAGTTCGTCCTGCAGCTCCCTGAAGTAGTCCTGGTTGGTCTTCTCAAACTCCTTGCTGATGTCCGCAAAGTCTACCACGTAGCCGTAGCGGTGGTCCTGGTAGGTACGGTTTACGCGGGTAAGGGCCTGCAGCAGGTTGTGGGCTTTGATCACGCGGCCCAGGTACAGCTTTTTCAGGCGCGGCGCATCAAAGCCCGTAAGCAGCATATTATACACAAAAAGGATATCGAGCGCGCCTTTCTTAAAGCCCGTCACCCACTTTTCGCGGTCGGTTTTGGTGCCCACATCATGCAGAATCAGCGCGCCTTTCAGCTTCTTTGGGGGCATGGTGGCGGTTTTGCCGTAGGGCGCGCGGGGTTCTGCCGCCATATTCAGCGTAATGTCCGCTTCGGCCCCCTTATGATCTTCGCAAAAGAGCGCATACATCGCCTTGGCCTGCTCGGAGCTGTCGCAGATAACCATGGCCCCTATGCTGTGGTCAGCAAGTGTGGTGCGTGCCTGCTGCAGGTTTTGCAGTATGTAGTCCAGCATAGGCCGCACAAAGCGGGGGTTCGCATATATGAGCCTGCGGTCGGCATCACCCCGCAGTATCTCTATGCTTTCCAGCGCCTCCTTCAGCGTCATTTTATAGCTGGTCTCTATCTCTTCGCGTATCAGCCGCAGCGTGTAGCCATCGGCTATGCTGCTGTTGTAGTAGTACTTGTGTATGTAGCCCCCAAAGAGGTCCTTAGAGTTGTAGTCGCTGCCCAGTAGCGGCGTGCCCGTCAGGCCTATCTTGATGGCCTCGGGGTCTGACTGCTTCAGGTTGGCCAGAAAGCTGCCCTCGGGGTTGTAGCTGCGGTGCACCTCATCCAGAAAGTACACCCGCTGCATGTTTACGGCGTAGTCCTCGTTGGCAATTTTGGTAGGGTCCTCATCAAACTTCTGTATGTTTACTACGGTAATCTCATCCCTGCCTTCGGCATTGTGCACGGCCTTTATAGACTTAATCTCTTCGGCAAAGGCCTCGCGTGAGTCTATAGTGTGCACAGCCAGGCCCCGGGCCACAAACTCTTTGGTGGCCTGGGTGGCCAGGTCTATGCGGTCTACTATAAAGTAAAACTTGGGCACCACGCCCTGCCGCCGGTAGTAGGCGGTGAGGTAGCGCACATTGTAGTAGGCCAGGGCCGTCTTGCCGCTGCCCTGCGTGTGCCAGATGATGCCCTTTTTACGCCCCTTGTCCAGCTCCTGCACTATGGCCTGGGTGGCAAATAGCTGGGGGTAGCGCATAATGTGTTTCTGCAGCGGGCCGTCTTCCTTTTTTACGTAGGCGATGGCGTAGCGCAGTATAAAGGCGAGCCGCTCTTTGCGGTACAGGCTGGTAAGGATGCGGTTGGTGGGGCTGCCGGGCTTTTTATTTTCCTGAAACTCAGGGCTGTTCTTTATGGCTACCAGGTTAGTGTCCCGCAGGATCTCATTTTCCAGCGCATCGTCAGGGGGGCTTGGCAGGCTGTCCGTATCGGGGGCTTCCTCTTCGCGAAAGTAGTTGGGCACGGGCCGTTCGTATGAGGGGCTGGCGTAGTAGGCACCGTGTACGGCGTGGGTGGCGCCGTCTACATACTCCATGTTATT
It contains:
- a CDS encoding radical SAM protein, giving the protein MKSAIIISFDLIRPGELTTSLAIGSLLAYAKSQPEYGEVFTLQNISINAFDVPLFAGTSYFHTCLGHLNLTDPDTIAISAYVWSEQHVHTLCAYLRQQGFGGKIVLGGYQVTYGNDAQLATEYPECDIFISGYAEKALVQAILADKPDSPMFLSDPVNFAKLPSPYLTGELDIPMEQPMLRMETKRGCPYRCTFCAHRDLKDNQVHKNDLDKVFAELALFKERKVKRVNVLDPVFNMGSEYLEVLEEVKRLGMPDTTFTFQARFESIHGINGDRFLGLAEDIRAHLEFGVQTIIEEEFKVVGRPNKPDHITRVFAELNRRSISYEVSLIYGLPNQTPDTFRRSIAFLQDNGCTTIKAFPLMLLKGTELYDQKQQYALHEEVVGEFGIQVVTSGNSFTKDDWLEMKELAQNLSAIPERL
- a CDS encoding PEFG-CTERM sorting domain-containing protein codes for the protein MLVEELLFDFYVIPEFPFLSLLVLAASIAVLLLYLHFVLPD
- a CDS encoding restriction endonuclease subunit S: MSEWRRVTIGDVIEGLYDGPHATPKPSLSGPIFLGIKNITEDGKFDLSGIRHISNEDFPRWTKRILPSEGDIVFTYEATLNRYAIIPKNMQCCLGRRMALLRIDSNKVNREFLFYYFFSEEWRKVIDQNIIVGATVNRIPLSEFESFPLRLPDIGIQEKIASVLSAIDQKIDINNQINQELEAMAKLIYDYWFVQFDFPISKALAAQLGNPALEGKPYKTSGGPMTYNPQLKREIPEGWGDGTFDTIGTIIGGSTPSKKEVDNFCKGNGMPWITPNDLSHNTGNKFITRGEYDVTEKGMKSASLKVMPTGTVLLTSRAPIGYVAIAREDVTTNQGFKSIVPDKDCSTEYVYFTVKSYISVMIQYASGSTFKEISGSTLKMIKIAIPPTTLVEQFTKTVQSTFEKQNNLELQSQKLTELRDWLLPMLMNGQVTVG
- a CDS encoding class I SAM-dependent DNA methyltransferase; this encodes MKRIEFESRTKELIDDLKNVCASYGLGNDGNEFKIITQCFLYKFLNDKFVYEIKKESEALKAAGADWEAVLAAMPEEERDFLLMGLPATTAVIREDHYISSLYQKQNQDDFAEIFDNTLTDIASDNSDLFSVVTNGGEKVVLFERLSRYVTDDRDGFCRAIINKLAGAFSFEHIFGEGYDFYATIFEYLIKDYNTNSGGKYAEYFTPYAVSKIMARCLVQGENVRNVTCYDPSAGSGTLLMNLAHQIGEDNCSIYSQDISQKSSNLLRLNLILNNLVHSIPNIVKGNTLKDPYHKEGTRLRKFDFIVSNPPFKLDFSDDHEALSAETHHQRFFAGIPNIPKSKKESMAIYQLFLQHIIYTLGPTGKAAIVVPTGFITAQSGIDKKIRQRLVKDKMLAGVVSMPSNIFAATGTNVSILFLNKENKEEVVLIDASNLGTKLKVDGNQKTVLSHEEEERIIHTFIQKEAVDDFSVVVSYKDIADKNYSLSAGQYFEVKIEYTDITHEEFEAQMAAHKQTLNGLFADSRDLEEEIEKQLEGLRYE
- a CDS encoding type I restriction endonuclease subunit R; this translates as MAAPAFNEDSRVKIPAILHLTRLGYQYLSLKRGAQWDRDTNIFTDIFREGIARINPGMEQADISRLYTDIALMLQNEDLGRQFYEKLISGSGERLIDWDNFGNNSFHVVTELPCEKDEESFRPDITVLINGMPLSFIEVKKPNNQDGLEDEYRRMERRMQNRKLRKYINSIQFMVFSNNMEYVDGATHAVHGAYYASPSYERPVPNYFREEEAPDTDSLPSPPDDALENEILRDTNLVAIKNSPEFQENKKPGSPTNRILTSLYRKERLAFILRYAIAYVKKEDGPLQKHIMRYPQLFATQAIVQELDKGRKKGIIWHTQGSGKTALAYYNVRYLTAYYRRQGVVPKFYFIVDRIDLATQATKEFVARGLAVHTIDSREAFAEEIKSIKAVHNAEGRDEITVVNIQKFDEDPTKIANEDYAVNMQRVYFLDEVHRSYNPEGSFLANLKQSDPEAIKIGLTGTPLLGSDYNSKDLFGGYIHKYYYNSSIADGYTLRLIREEIETSYKMTLKEALESIEILRGDADRRLIYANPRFVRPMLDYILQNLQQARTTLADHSIGAMVICDSSEQAKAMYALFCEDHKGAEADITLNMAAEPRAPYGKTATMPPKKLKGALILHDVGTKTDREKWVTGFKKGALDILFVYNMLLTGFDAPRLKKLYLGRVIKAHNLLQALTRVNRTYQDHRYGYVVDFADISKEFEKTNQDYFRELQDELGDEMEHYSHLFKSREEISSEIEDIQEQLWKFDTVNAEVFRQQVDQINDRTEMRDIVKALQNARSLYNLIRLGQHDELLDRLDFAKLAQLMREAERRLAAINLMARLDSGTDTNNILNEALEDIIFAFTKISEEEMKLADELKDVLRRTRESLAGNFDPADPEFISLKEELERLFKNKNLSEVGREAMEANMKELNSIYERAKEKNRQNELLKAKYEQDEKYARLHKRLVEKYPLTDREYKLVEALKDLKTEIDDKVLRNAHMLNNESYVEKEVMALLVAQFKKKHNLQLDAQTAQKINTLIVKEYLNEYKGTAA